In Herbinix luporum, a single window of DNA contains:
- a CDS encoding helix-turn-helix domain-containing protein — MRILDGIYEKVDYQNNSPILLHTNKEVDSYPAHWHTAVETIMPISNIYTVVIGKTTYLLHEGDILIIPPGELHELIAPNDGTRQILLFDYSLINGLKGISNIFTVLNQPRLITSRNEPEINAELVKIFHEITNEYNSNKSLKEAAIYSLIIKMFVILGRKYMNTEHIFPDVKLNKQKEYIEKFNLIFDYINENFMEEISLDTIADVAGFSKFHFSRLFKQFTDMSFYDYLNQRRVKEAERLLLNPNLSITEVAMRSGFSSISTFNRVFKTFKQCTPTEFKNLYQRRNRIKQSIHMLNSK; from the coding sequence ATGAGGATTTTAGACGGTATTTATGAAAAAGTAGATTACCAAAATAATTCACCGATTCTTTTGCACACTAATAAGGAGGTTGATAGTTACCCAGCCCATTGGCATACTGCTGTGGAAACCATTATGCCAATTAGTAATATCTACACTGTTGTAATTGGAAAGACTACATATCTTTTACATGAAGGGGATATTCTTATAATTCCACCGGGTGAACTCCATGAACTAATTGCTCCTAATGATGGAACAAGACAAATCCTCTTATTTGACTATTCTTTAATAAACGGCCTTAAGGGTATATCAAATATTTTTACTGTTCTAAACCAGCCCAGACTTATTACCTCACGGAATGAACCTGAAATAAACGCAGAACTTGTTAAAATCTTTCATGAGATTACAAATGAGTATAATAGTAATAAGAGCCTAAAAGAAGCTGCTATTTATTCATTAATTATTAAGATGTTCGTAATTTTAGGACGTAAATATATGAACACAGAACATATCTTTCCTGATGTCAAACTAAACAAACAGAAGGAATATATCGAAAAATTTAACTTGATTTTCGATTATATAAATGAAAACTTTATGGAAGAAATCTCTTTAGATACCATTGCAGATGTGGCAGGATTTAGTAAATTCCATTTTTCCCGCTTGTTTAAGCAGTTTACTGATATGTCTTTTTATGATTATTTAAATCAAAGGCGTGTCAAGGAAGCAGAAAGACTTTTACTTAACCCCAACTTATCTATCACCGAAGTAGCCATGCGTTCAGGTTTTTCAAGCATTTCTACATTTAACAGAGTCTTTAAGACTTTTAAGCAATGTACACCCACAGAATTTAAAAATCTATACCAGCGTCGCAACCGTATAAAACAAAGTATACATATGCTAAACTCAAAATAA
- a CDS encoding carbohydrate ABC transporter permease, with product MIKLKKRKPNRSRWGDFFVYLVLLVFGWFFILPLVYAVNSAFKPLDEIFLFPPKLWVGKPTLDNFADLFVLMGKTWVPFSRYIFNTVFITVVGTLGHLIVASMAAYVLSKYRFPGSKLFFTIVVSALMFTPQVMAIPNYLVMTKLGWVNTYWAIIVPAFAAPIGLFLMKQFMEQIPDVLIEAAKVDGAKEVRIFIKIILPLVKPASLTLSIFSILNLWNTRASNFIYDEELKTLPYALSQVVTGGIIARAGVSAAVTLFILIVPLLFFILAQSSIIETMASSGIKE from the coding sequence ATGATTAAGTTAAAAAAGAGAAAACCGAATAGGTCAAGATGGGGCGATTTCTTCGTCTACTTGGTGCTGTTAGTATTTGGATGGTTCTTTATCTTGCCTTTAGTTTATGCAGTAAACAGTGCTTTTAAGCCATTAGATGAGATATTCTTATTTCCTCCGAAGCTATGGGTTGGCAAACCGACCCTAGATAACTTTGCGGATTTATTTGTCCTAATGGGTAAAACCTGGGTTCCCTTTTCACGGTACATATTTAATACTGTATTTATAACAGTGGTTGGTACTTTAGGACACTTAATAGTAGCTTCTATGGCTGCATATGTGCTATCCAAATACAGATTTCCCGGAAGTAAATTGTTTTTTACCATAGTTGTCAGTGCTCTGATGTTCACCCCCCAGGTTATGGCAATACCAAACTATCTTGTTATGACAAAGTTGGGATGGGTTAATACATATTGGGCAATAATTGTACCAGCCTTTGCTGCTCCCATAGGTTTGTTTTTGATGAAGCAGTTTATGGAACAGATACCGGATGTATTAATTGAAGCGGCTAAAGTAGACGGTGCCAAGGAAGTAAGGATTTTTATTAAAATAATTTTGCCCTTAGTTAAGCCAGCCTCCTTGACCCTGTCCATATTTTCCATTTTAAATTTGTGGAATACAAGAGCCTCTAACTTTATATATGATGAGGAACTAAAAACTTTGCCCTATGCCCTTTCCCAGGTTGTAACCGGTGGAATAATAGCAAGGGCTGGGGTAAGTGCGGCAGTAACACTATTTATCCTAATTGTACCCTTACTTTTCTTCATCTTGGCTCAAAGCAGTATTATAGAAACCATGGCCAGTTCGGGAATTAAGGAGTGA
- a CDS encoding redoxin domain-containing protein has product MLDNLLSLDNISFLLVFIEGFLSFLSPCVIPLIPIYMSYLAGNAKQTDEEGRITYKQTAVFIHTIFFVLGISFAFFLLGMTFTALGTFFKTNQLLFTRIGGILIIALGLYQVGLLDIKFLHKERKLRLNLINRQMNPLAAFIMGFTFSFAWTPCVGPALSSVLILASGAKSSLIGNLLVLIYAVGFIIPFLLLGLFTSQVLNFLKSKQKLLKYTVKIGGVILILIGIMTFTGWMNGISKYLNKISQPLGSKQEEQNEDTISDKEISKDDNSNDDNSPNNTSEEKEKFPAIDFTLKDQYGNEHTLSDYKGKVVFLNFWATWCNPCLREMPDIEKIYKQYGKNQEEVIILAVANPSSDEYPNNADVSKDEIIAFLDENGYTFPVVFDETGNLLSEYLISAFPTTFLIDKEGNISGYAPGMLTKDMMDNVIEQTLNSTQ; this is encoded by the coding sequence ATGTTAGATAATCTACTATCCCTAGATAATATTAGTTTTTTATTGGTTTTTATTGAAGGGTTTTTATCCTTCTTATCTCCCTGTGTAATTCCCCTAATACCTATTTATATGAGTTATTTGGCAGGTAATGCAAAACAAACCGATGAGGAAGGAAGAATTACCTATAAACAGACTGCTGTATTTATTCATACAATATTTTTCGTCTTGGGAATTTCTTTTGCCTTCTTCCTATTAGGAATGACATTTACCGCATTAGGAACATTCTTTAAGACAAATCAACTCCTATTTACTCGTATAGGAGGTATACTTATTATAGCCCTTGGCCTTTATCAAGTAGGTCTTTTAGACATAAAATTCCTACATAAGGAACGTAAACTTCGACTAAACTTAATTAACCGGCAGATGAATCCCTTGGCAGCTTTTATTATGGGATTTACCTTTAGTTTTGCCTGGACCCCCTGTGTGGGACCTGCCTTATCCTCAGTGTTAATATTAGCCTCCGGTGCTAAAAGTTCCTTGATAGGTAATCTTTTAGTCCTCATCTACGCAGTAGGTTTTATTATTCCCTTCCTGCTTCTGGGACTTTTCACCTCCCAGGTTCTAAACTTTTTAAAAAGCAAACAGAAACTACTTAAATATACTGTGAAAATTGGGGGAGTCATTTTAATTCTTATAGGTATTATGACTTTTACAGGATGGATGAATGGTATTTCAAAATATCTTAATAAGATATCTCAACCCTTAGGTAGTAAACAGGAGGAGCAAAATGAAGATACCATTTCAGATAAGGAGATATCAAAAGATGATAATTCAAATGATGATAATTCCCCTAATAATACATCAGAAGAAAAAGAAAAGTTTCCTGCTATAGATTTCACCTTAAAGGATCAATATGGTAATGAACACACTTTATCCGACTATAAAGGCAAGGTGGTTTTCTTAAATTTTTGGGCTACTTGGTGTAACCCATGTTTAAGGGAGATGCCAGATATAGAGAAAATCTACAAGCAGTATGGCAAAAATCAAGAGGAGGTAATTATTCTAGCTGTTGCCAATCCCTCTAGCGATGAATATCCTAACAATGCTGATGTAAGCAAGGATGAAATTATAGCCTTTCTTGATGAAAATGGATATACATTTCCTGTTGTATTTGATGAGACCGGTAACTTGCTTAGTGAATATTTAATTTCTGCATTTCCAACTACCTTCTTAATTGATAAAGAAGGCAATATTTCTGGATATGCCCCGGGTATGCTTACCAAGGATATGATGGATAATGTTATAGAACAAACTCTAAATTCAACCCAGTAA
- a CDS encoding FAD:protein FMN transferase, with product MKKSIALSLFLIIGLLASSCDKAAKKYEGSFLVLFNTVTEIVAYTKDEEEFRELANFIYAELEEYHQLYDKYNSYDGINNIKTINDYAGKEPVKVDQRIIDLLKFSIYANELSKGNVNIGMGSVLEIWHDYRSLGIDNPTEAKLPPMELLEEAASHTNLDNLVIDEANSTVFLKDSKMRLDVGAIAKGYATEQIIKAALDRGYTDFLLSVGGNVRAVGGKGKEKAPWGVGIQNPDKESEENILYTLNLKDLSLVASGNYERYYTVEGKEYHHIIDPKTLMPSEYFTAVSIVCHDSGMADLLSTAIYNMSFEEGLALIEGLKDTEALWIFPDKSIKYSSGFEALIKK from the coding sequence ATGAAAAAATCGATAGCATTATCTCTTTTCTTAATAATAGGACTTCTTGCATCTTCCTGTGATAAAGCAGCAAAAAAATATGAGGGTAGCTTTCTTGTCTTATTTAATACAGTAACAGAAATAGTGGCTTATACAAAAGATGAAGAAGAGTTTAGAGAATTGGCTAATTTTATTTACGCCGAACTGGAAGAATACCACCAATTATATGATAAATATAATTCCTATGATGGGATAAATAATATAAAAACTATAAATGATTATGCCGGCAAAGAACCGGTAAAAGTAGACCAAAGAATAATAGATTTGCTGAAATTTTCTATCTATGCAAATGAACTATCTAAGGGTAATGTTAATATAGGTATGGGTTCTGTACTGGAAATATGGCATGACTATCGTAGTCTTGGAATAGATAATCCCACAGAGGCAAAGCTTCCTCCCATGGAACTACTTGAAGAAGCTGCAAGTCATACTAATCTTGATAACCTAGTAATAGATGAAGCTAATTCCACGGTATTTTTAAAAGATAGTAAGATGCGCCTTGATGTAGGGGCCATTGCAAAAGGGTATGCTACGGAGCAAATAATTAAAGCTGCCTTAGACAGAGGATATACAGACTTTTTATTAAGTGTAGGCGGAAATGTCCGGGCAGTAGGAGGAAAGGGCAAAGAAAAAGCCCCTTGGGGTGTGGGTATACAGAACCCTGATAAAGAATCAGAAGAAAATATTCTATATACCCTTAATTTAAAGGACTTATCCCTTGTTGCCAGCGGAAACTATGAAAGATATTACACGGTAGAGGGTAAAGAATATCATCATATTATTGACCCCAAGACACTTATGCCATCAGAATACTTTACAGCCGTATCAATTGTATGCCACGATTCCGGCATGGCTGATTTACTCTCCACTGCAATCTATAATATGTCCTTTGAAGAAGGACTTGCCCTTATCGAAGGCTTAAAAGATACTGAAGCACTATGGATATTTCCTGATAAATCAATAAAATACAGTTCAGGCTTTGAAGCCTTAATAAAAAAATGA
- a CDS encoding carbohydrate ABC transporter permease — MSAKFDQWKERKKRQASYTIKSIWKSRVQYAFLLPYALLFTVFFVVPVVISIFYSFTYYDVLNPPDFIGLQNYINLLLADDVFLISVQNTFLLAVITGPVGYLMSFLFAWLIHELPRVLRSIFVLIFFAPSIGVNMFMLFGTLFSSDSYGWANAYLMDWGITSQPIFWLTDPKYMMTVVIIVVLWMSLGNGFLSFIAGLQTISQDQYEAGYVDGIKNRWQELWYITLPNMKPMLLFGAVMAITQSFTVGEVANALCGFPSTDYAASTVVTHLMDYGSLRFDMGYASAIATILFLAMILSKKAVNAMLNKVGT; from the coding sequence ATGAGTGCAAAGTTTGATCAATGGAAGGAAAGGAAGAAAAGACAAGCTTCTTATACCATAAAAAGCATTTGGAAATCCAGGGTTCAGTATGCTTTCTTACTTCCCTATGCCTTGCTTTTTACGGTGTTTTTCGTTGTGCCGGTAGTAATTTCAATATTCTATAGTTTTACATATTATGATGTTTTAAATCCCCCGGATTTTATCGGATTGCAAAACTATATTAATCTTCTTCTTGCCGATGATGTCTTTTTGATTTCGGTGCAGAATACATTCCTTCTGGCTGTTATTACAGGCCCGGTGGGATACCTTATGTCCTTCTTGTTTGCATGGTTAATCCATGAATTACCGAGGGTTTTAAGATCAATTTTTGTCTTGATATTTTTTGCCCCATCCATCGGCGTCAATATGTTTATGCTGTTTGGAACCTTATTTAGCAGTGACTCATATGGATGGGCCAATGCTTACCTGATGGATTGGGGAATAACCAGCCAACCTATATTTTGGCTGACAGATCCAAAATATATGATGACTGTTGTTATTATAGTTGTGCTGTGGATGAGTTTGGGTAATGGCTTTCTATCCTTTATTGCAGGGCTTCAGACCATAAGCCAAGATCAATATGAGGCAGGTTATGTGGACGGAATTAAAAACCGCTGGCAGGAGTTGTGGTATATTACTCTTCCCAATATGAAACCAATGTTGCTCTTTGGTGCAGTTATGGCAATTACACAGTCTTTTACAGTAGGGGAGGTTGCTAATGCACTTTGTGGTTTCCCCAGTACAGACTATGCAGCCAGTACAGTGGTAACCCACCTAATGGACTATGGTTCACTTCGATTTGATATGGGTTATGCCTCTGCCATAGCAACAATTCTATTCTTGGCTATGATACTGTCTAAAAAGGCAGTTAACGCCATGTTGAATAAAGTTGGAACTTGA
- a CDS encoding extracellular solute-binding protein: protein MSVASIFKKKSFYFILLIVSAIIGYSIYVRIANERYEASLTSEDIKPVETEEIVGRDDIYSAYLERYKEASKPNHMIVVDIKNYSLAEKTDAYNEYLGKKDVVVSHEEGFVEWEVDIPEAGLYNISLDYYPLEGRGIDIERALYINGVMPFSGSDTLTFSRVWTDAGEIRMDNRGNEIRPTQTEAPRWESTYLRDYMGYYIEPYSYYFNKGKNTIRLVAISEPVAISNLVIGQKEELPSYDEYIASFDANNYKNTDTDFYYKKQGEEAEYRSSPTLYAIFDRASSNTEPYSASKIKLNSIGGDQWRVAGQWIEWEFEVPEDGFYNISFKAKQNYNRGMVSVRTVMIDGQTPFKEAAQLEFKYNTGWQLTTLADEEGVPYKIPLTKGKHTIRLEVTMGKIGDILTELDKSIYRLNSIYRKILVLTGARPDRYRDYRIDLKYPEVMAAMEEEIKVLNDITKNLEEATGQRGADTAVVVNMSKKLQRFIKNPDSIPRGMEGFKMDISSLGTSTLNLSNSQLDIDYIYINADGAKLPNVEESFVDKVAHELRSFAASFFEDYSTLGSVYEEGKVIDVWLLSGRDQATILKNMIDEIFTPTYGIGVNVKLIDANTLLPAVVAGTGPDIALSVFNHVPVDYAIRDAAVDLSQFEDFDQVASEFHESVFVPYQYDGGIYALPETQNFSVMFYRTDIMEEIGAKVPDTWDEVMELLPLLQKHNMEFAMPSVERVTNGVQNPDTSGMMALLYQKGGSLYTEDGKRTLLDSEEAVEAFEFFTRFYTHYSLPSQYDFVNRFRTGEMPIGIQDYSNFNVLSVFAPEIRGLWEFSLVPGTKKEDGTIDRSVPFGGTCSMILKDAKDYDASWTFLKWWVSSETNTRFGRELESIMGSAARYATANKVAFEELAWSNKDAEIIREQWKWTVGTPNVPGGYSTVRHMINAYRKVAYKKEDPRETLLDYTRTINDEIKYKRIELGLDVD, encoded by the coding sequence ATGTCAGTTGCGTCTATTTTTAAGAAAAAAAGTTTCTACTTCATACTGCTTATTGTATCTGCAATAATAGGTTATTCAATTTATGTTAGGATTGCAAATGAACGTTACGAAGCTTCACTAACAAGTGAAGACATAAAGCCGGTAGAAACTGAAGAAATTGTGGGGAGGGATGACATCTACAGTGCTTATCTTGAAAGGTATAAAGAAGCCTCAAAGCCTAATCACATGATAGTGGTTGATATTAAAAACTATTCTTTAGCAGAAAAGACTGATGCCTATAATGAGTACTTAGGTAAAAAAGATGTAGTTGTATCCCATGAAGAAGGTTTTGTGGAATGGGAAGTAGATATTCCAGAAGCCGGGCTATACAATATATCTTTAGACTACTATCCCTTAGAGGGTAGAGGAATTGATATTGAAAGGGCGCTTTATATTAATGGGGTTATGCCATTTTCAGGTTCAGATACCTTGACTTTTTCCCGTGTGTGGACTGATGCCGGTGAGATTAGGATGGATAATAGGGGTAATGAAATAAGACCAACCCAGACGGAAGCTCCAAGATGGGAGAGTACATATCTTAGAGATTATATGGGCTATTATATAGAACCTTATAGTTACTATTTTAATAAGGGGAAGAACACTATTAGGTTAGTGGCTATAAGTGAGCCTGTAGCCATAAGTAATCTTGTAATTGGACAGAAAGAAGAATTGCCTTCATATGATGAGTACATAGCCTCTTTTGATGCAAATAACTATAAGAATACTGATACAGATTTTTATTATAAAAAACAAGGGGAAGAGGCTGAATATAGATCTTCTCCTACTTTGTATGCGATTTTTGATCGTGCTTCCTCTAATACAGAGCCATATAGTGCTTCTAAAATAAAGCTTAACAGTATTGGGGGAGATCAATGGAGAGTAGCAGGACAATGGATCGAATGGGAATTTGAAGTACCGGAAGATGGCTTTTATAATATTTCCTTTAAGGCTAAGCAAAATTATAACCGTGGTATGGTATCGGTAAGAACAGTTATGATAGACGGACAGACTCCATTTAAAGAAGCGGCCCAGCTTGAATTTAAATATAACACAGGCTGGCAGCTAACCACTCTTGCAGATGAAGAGGGTGTTCCATATAAAATTCCTTTAACCAAAGGTAAACATACTATCCGCCTAGAGGTTACCATGGGCAAAATAGGTGACATACTTACAGAGTTAGATAAAAGCATATACCGACTTAACTCTATATATCGTAAAATCTTAGTACTTACAGGGGCAAGACCTGATCGGTACAGGGATTACCGGATTGATCTTAAGTATCCGGAAGTTATGGCGGCTATGGAAGAAGAGATTAAAGTTCTTAATGATATTACCAAAAATCTTGAAGAAGCTACGGGACAAAGAGGTGCCGATACTGCGGTTGTTGTTAACATGTCTAAAAAATTGCAAAGATTTATAAAAAATCCTGATTCAATACCAAGAGGTATGGAAGGATTTAAGATGGATATTAGCTCACTGGGTACCTCAACCTTAAATTTAAGCAATTCACAGTTGGATATAGATTATATATATATCAATGCAGACGGAGCTAAATTGCCAAATGTAGAGGAAAGCTTTGTAGATAAGGTGGCACATGAGTTAAGATCCTTTGCTGCATCATTCTTTGAAGATTATTCCACTTTAGGAAGTGTATATGAGGAAGGAAAGGTAATAGATGTATGGCTGCTGTCAGGTCGTGACCAGGCAACTATTCTAAAAAATATGATTGATGAAATATTTACTCCTACATATGGAATAGGGGTTAATGTCAAGCTAATTGATGCTAATACCCTTCTACCTGCTGTCGTTGCAGGAACAGGTCCGGATATAGCCCTATCTGTCTTTAACCATGTACCGGTAGACTATGCTATTCGAGATGCGGCAGTAGATTTATCTCAATTTGAAGATTTTGATCAAGTAGCATCCGAATTTCATGAGAGTGTTTTTGTACCCTATCAATACGACGGTGGCATATATGCCTTACCGGAGACACAAAACTTCAGTGTTATGTTCTATAGAACGGATATTATGGAAGAAATAGGGGCAAAGGTTCCTGATACATGGGATGAAGTAATGGAGTTACTTCCTTTGTTACAAAAGCATAATATGGAATTTGCCATGCCTTCAGTGGAAAGGGTAACAAACGGTGTCCAAAATCCGGATACATCGGGTATGATGGCCCTACTTTATCAAAAGGGCGGAAGTTTATATACAGAGGATGGAAAAAGGACTTTATTAGATTCGGAAGAAGCTGTTGAAGCATTTGAGTTCTTTACCAGATTTTATACCCATTACAGTTTACCCAGTCAGTATGATTTTGTTAATAGATTCCGTACCGGTGAAATGCCTATAGGTATTCAGGATTATAGTAATTTTAACGTATTAAGTGTATTTGCCCCTGAAATCAGAGGATTATGGGAGTTTTCCTTGGTTCCCGGTACGAAAAAAGAGGATGGAACTATAGATCGTTCTGTTCCTTTTGGAGGAACCTGTAGTATGATCCTTAAAGATGCCAAGGATTATGATGCTTCATGGACCTTCTTAAAGTGGTGGGTAAGTTCTGAAACTAATACTCGCTTTGGTCGTGAACTGGAAAGTATCATGGGCTCTGCGGCAAGATATGCTACAGCCAATAAAGTGGCCTTTGAAGAATTGGCTTGGAGCAATAAGGATGCAGAAATAATCAGGGAACAATGGAAATGGACAGTTGGTACTCCAAATGTTCCCGGCGGATATTCCACAGTCCGTCATATGATTAATGCATACAGAAAGGTTGCTTATAAAAAAGAAGATCCCAGAGAAACTCTTTTAGATTATACTAGGACCATTAATGATGAAATAAAATATAAACGAATTGAGCTAGGTCTGGATGTAGATTAG
- a CDS encoding tetratricopeptide repeat protein: MGRPVKKYIVCLLLLTLVLSPKAKVSAESESYTYTYEYFGYQLESPDAYTPQAQLLGSQLGIGDFNNPKSLFVRDNYLYIVDTGNNRIVVVNKYFELVQVIDKVFINGQESTFLNPSDVFVDKKGELYICDTDNNRVLHTDKDLNVIKTYVKPDDPTVLGETNFAPLKCVGDSSGRLFVLAANVNQGFMEYDKEGNFTNFTGANPVKATFFQALVKRLMTKEQRERMIQFVPTEYSNLAIDKDDFLYATMTTFTPGQLANKTVYPVRMLNSIGADILVRNGYEPPIGDIQWGSGGDISGPSRFEDVVPMENDTYFCLDRNRGRIFGYDFQGNLLFAFGGVGNKLGYFQYPISIESMGTDLFVLDNRSLSVTRFTLTEYGNYIYKGLELYKEGRYDESADYWRKALRLNGNYDLAYIGIGRALLRQGEYKEAMKYFKSKRDVNNYSKAFAEYRQEWVEENIKYLLLGGAALIVIPLIISKIRKMVKGGAAKYEHNGREF; encoded by the coding sequence ATGGGAAGACCAGTTAAGAAATATATTGTATGCCTATTACTGCTGACATTGGTGTTAAGTCCGAAGGCAAAGGTATCGGCAGAATCAGAATCTTATACTTATACTTATGAGTATTTCGGTTATCAGTTAGAATCACCGGATGCATATACACCGCAAGCCCAGCTCCTTGGATCCCAGCTGGGAATAGGGGATTTTAATAATCCCAAATCCTTATTTGTAAGGGATAATTATTTATATATAGTGGATACCGGCAACAACAGAATTGTAGTAGTAAATAAATATTTTGAACTTGTCCAAGTTATAGACAAGGTTTTTATAAACGGACAGGAAAGTACTTTTCTTAATCCCTCCGATGTCTTTGTAGATAAAAAAGGTGAACTATATATTTGTGATACGGATAATAACCGGGTACTGCATACGGACAAGGATTTGAATGTAATAAAAACCTATGTAAAACCCGATGATCCCACGGTGCTTGGGGAAACAAATTTTGCACCCTTAAAATGTGTGGGGGATTCATCGGGACGGCTATTTGTTTTGGCAGCCAATGTAAACCAAGGATTTATGGAATATGATAAAGAGGGTAATTTTACGAATTTTACAGGAGCAAATCCTGTAAAAGCAACCTTTTTTCAGGCACTGGTAAAGAGGTTGATGACAAAAGAACAAAGGGAAAGAATGATTCAATTTGTACCCACTGAGTATTCTAATCTTGCCATAGATAAGGATGATTTCTTGTATGCAACAATGACCACATTTACACCGGGTCAATTGGCAAACAAAACGGTTTATCCTGTTCGTATGTTAAATTCCATTGGTGCAGATATATTGGTTAGAAACGGTTATGAACCGCCTATAGGTGATATTCAGTGGGGATCCGGCGGTGATATAAGCGGACCATCTAGATTTGAAGATGTGGTTCCTATGGAAAATGACACTTATTTTTGCCTAGATCGTAACAGAGGAAGAATTTTTGGATATGACTTTCAAGGTAATTTGTTATTTGCCTTTGGTGGTGTAGGTAATAAGTTAGGGTATTTTCAATATCCCATTTCCATAGAAAGTATGGGTACTGACCTATTTGTTTTAGATAATAGATCATTATCTGTCACAAGGTTTACTCTAACAGAATATGGTAATTACATTTATAAGGGTTTGGAGTTATATAAAGAGGGACGTTATGATGAGTCTGCTGACTATTGGAGAAAGGCACTGCGTTTAAACGGAAATTACGACTTAGCATATATAGGTATCGGAAGAGCCCTCCTTCGTCAAGGGGAATATAAGGAAGCCATGAAGTACTTTAAGAGCAAACGTGATGTAAACAATTATTCCAAAGCCTTTGCTGAGTATAGGCAGGAATGGGTAGAGGAGAATATTAAGTATTTGCTTTTAGGTGGGGCAGCCTTGATTGTTATTCCCTTGATAATAAGTAAAATTAGAAAGATGGTTAAAGGGGGTGCGGCAAAATATGAACATAATGGCAGAGAGTTTTAA
- a CDS encoding spore coat protein — translation MITNVSLTTKEQYLLQDQKSHEQQCVLKYDNYANLASDAQLKSIFTTLGQKEKEHLQTINQLLNGQIPNITSQGGSSSQSQNQLQQQGQQQNQQQQSPMAMSGQPSMQQSASNTTNLTDKDMCTDMLSTEKYISGTYDTAIFEFKDPRIRDVLNHIQKEEQKHGETIFQYMLSKGMYTPQ, via the coding sequence ATGATTACAAATGTATCATTAACTACAAAAGAGCAATATCTGCTTCAGGATCAAAAGTCCCACGAACAACAATGCGTCCTAAAATACGATAATTATGCCAATCTGGCGTCGGATGCTCAACTTAAGTCCATATTCACAACCCTAGGTCAAAAGGAAAAAGAGCATTTACAGACTATCAACCAATTATTAAACGGCCAAATTCCCAACATCACTAGTCAAGGGGGCTCAAGTTCACAGTCACAAAATCAACTGCAACAACAAGGCCAACAACAAAACCAACAACAGCAAAGTCCTATGGCCATGTCAGGTCAACCTTCTATGCAGCAATCTGCAAGTAACACTACTAATTTAACAGATAAAGATATGTGCACAGATATGCTTAGTACCGAAAAATATATATCCGGAACCTATGATACAGCCATTTTTGAATTCAAAGATCCAAGAATTAGAGATGTGCTGAACCATATTCAAAAAGAAGAACAAAAACATGGAGAAACTATTTTCCAATACATGCTAAGCAAGGGAATGTATACACCACAATAA
- a CDS encoding winged helix-turn-helix transcriptional regulator — MKNLYNLPCSIAQALNIIGDKWTLLIIRQLMLGYDTYSSIQERLEGIPSNLLSNRLKALEQDGLITAKLYQSHPPRYRYLLTESGRDLSDVFNSIILWGEKNLQKCHKKLTHSDCGHKIELTYYCPKCNKTINREDIVVTDSKHD; from the coding sequence ATGAAAAACCTATATAATCTTCCCTGTAGTATTGCACAAGCCCTAAATATAATAGGAGATAAATGGACTTTACTTATTATCCGACAACTGATGCTTGGTTATGATACTTACTCAAGTATTCAAGAACGGCTAGAAGGTATCCCAAGTAATCTTCTTTCTAATCGCCTAAAAGCCCTTGAACAAGATGGACTGATAACTGCCAAGCTTTATCAAAGCCATCCACCTAGATATAGATATTTGCTTACTGAAAGCGGCCGGGACCTATCTGATGTCTTTAACAGCATCATACTATGGGGAGAAAAGAACTTGCAAAAATGTCATAAGAAACTGACTCACTCAGATTGTGGTCATAAAATAGAATTAACTTATTATTGCCCTAAATGTAATAAAACAATAAATCGGGAGGATATAGTCGTAACTGATTCTAAGCATGATTAA